GTATGGTGCAGATGCGAGACCGTAGGTTACGGTAAGCAATCGAAATGAAGAAACCGGCAGCTGGCTGTTCGGTCGCCATAAAATTCTTTGATAGTCGGAATCAAGGGGATTGATTAGAATTTGTCTGAACATCTTGGCGATGTCAGCAGTGTATACGTAGCGAAATAGTCGCCAGCGCAGTATGATAGCAGCTAAATCGCGCTGTAGCTATGGACCGACCATAAGGTAGTCGTTTAGAGATTTTCCGGACTTGGTTTTAGCGGAAGCATTAAATACGACTCTGAGTTTGGTCGTACTGCTAGAAGGTCGCACGACAGGATGATGAGGAATATATATCGCAGAAGAGTTTGAGGCATGCTCTTCCGCTATGCGTTCCATGTGACCCATGGAGAGATATTCTGATAAGAAGTTATGATACTCCGATTCGAGTATCGGTTGTTTGAGCAGTCGTTGCTCCAGTGTCGAGTAAAAGCGAGATGCGATTGAGTATGATCCGTCGAGATCGAATGGAGGTTGACTCTTGAACGGGAGTCGCACTATGTATCGCCCTTGAGAGGAGCGGGTGTGGGTGTCACGAAAAAAGCGATCGCACCGTTCGTCTTCTTCGGAGAGAGGGAGCTTGGAGGGAACTTCTTCAATTTCCCAGAAACGACGTAGCGAATTGTCTAAATCTTCAGAAGATAGACAATTAACAATGGAAGTAGATTCCTGACgagaatcttcgagtttggcagCTGACACAGAGTTTATGAGATTTACAGCAGAGGAGGATTCCTGACGAGAATCTTGATTTTTGATGGGACCGGAAAGGATCCATCCCAGCGAGGTAAGCTGGGCAGTAGGAGTACCGAGAGGACCTTGGCGGAGGTCGTTCAGCAAAAGAGAGCCGTATAAATCGGCACCGATTAAGACATGAATTGGATGGCAACTGGAAGGGTTTGGATCAGCTAGCTGGAGATTGCGTAAATGTGGCCAAGACTGGAAATCCATACGGGATTTAGAGCCGGCGTAAGCAGTGATACGCTGATAGACAAAGGCTGACAGTGGGAACGATACTTTAGAATTGTGGCATGATTCTAATGTCACGGATACGCGAGATTTTGCCAACCCGTTATACTGATCACCGAAACATTGAATTTGGAGTCTCGTCCGATATCTTTTCGTTCGCATTAACTGGCATACCGATTCGGTTATAAAGCTACAGGAAGCTCCTTGATCAAGTAACGCGCGAAGCCTGAAGGCACGTCCTTCAGCGGTACGGAGTACGACCCAAGCAGTAGCGAGCAACGTATTTGGAACGGAGAGGTCCGCGGGAAGGACTGTCTGCACTAATACTTGCGACGCAGTACAGGAATCATTAGAAGAGCTTTCTTTATCGACGTGGTCGTTAACTGAAGTCTCGTTAATAGCGTTAGTCGCTTTGCTTGGGGAAC
The sequence above is drawn from the Lasioglossum baleicum unplaced genomic scaffold, iyLasBale1 scaffold0069, whole genome shotgun sequence genome and encodes:
- the LOC143219764 gene encoding uncharacterized protein LOC143219764 produces the protein MTDTSESLLIQQDTAIAAIKRVIVNYKKMAKPQITLVKVKSRLDQLEKLWIECRQTHSRLLLVTKAEDQKTIPYFKANVFLDAETAYLDASDTLNEVIAQLDIAGGTSKISPNTDSSVAANSVSVQLPRLSLPKFSGDFSQWGTFRGLFESSVDKNKSLSNTQKLHYLKIHVTGDAALLINNISMSDENYEAAWQILVDEYNDESALIQAHIHKFVSLPSMKTESASELKHLRDTVVSSLTALRNLKRDVDSWDDLLVYLIAQKFAKRTRDEWLLERGCSKNYPTYKEINEFMTLRIRGLTDTIATSDGVSSKNKVVSDVPRNRSSVNNVSIIKCIECSGHVTSDCKNPGRCFLCKRTHHSLLHRAAGSPSKATNAINETSVNDHVDKESSSNDSCTASQVLVQTVLPADLSVPNTLLATAWVVLRTAEGRAFRLRALLDQGASCSFITESVCQLMRTKRYRTRLQIQCFGDQYNGLAKSRVSVTLESCHNSKVSFPLSAFVYQRITAYAGSKSRMDFQSWPHLRNLQLADPNPSSCHPIHVLIGADLYGSLLLNDLRQGPLGTPTAQLTSLGWILSGPIKNQDSRQESSSAVNLINSVSAAKLEDSRQESTSIVNCLSSEDLDNSLRRFWEIEEVPSKLPLSEEDERCDRFFRDTHTRSSQGRYIVRLPFKSQPPFDLDGSYSIASRFYSTLEQRLLKQPILESEYHNFLSEYLSMGHMERIAEEHASNSSAIYIPHHPVVRPSSSTTKLRVVFNASAKTKSGKSLNDYLMVGP